Proteins found in one Sorghum bicolor cultivar BTx623 chromosome 1, Sorghum_bicolor_NCBIv3, whole genome shotgun sequence genomic segment:
- the LOC8065693 gene encoding uncharacterized protein LOC8065693, producing the protein MAREAACCTAVVSMALTARVLLVLATTFTVVVVILPATARAAWVDYPSGVPCGVTIPVEQCDPGDAAANSACMDMCHYGGCRRGGQCVSLGLASGRGCHCKC; encoded by the exons ATGGCTCGGGAAGCTGCCTGCTGCACCGCCGTCGTCTCCATGGCGCTCACCGCTCGCGTCCTGCTAGTTCTCGCGACCACCTTTACCG tggTGGTGGTAATTCTGCCGGCGACGGCGCGGGCGGCGTGGGTGGACTACCCGTCGGGGGTGCCGTGCGGGGTGACGATCCCCGTGGAGCAGTGCGACCCCGGGGACGCGGCGGCGAACAGCGCGTGCATGGACATGTGCCACTACGGCGGGTGCCGGCGCGGCGGGCAGTGCGTGTCGCTGGGGCTCGCCAGCGGCCGGGGATGCCACTGCAAGTGCTAG